In Citrus sinensis cultivar Valencia sweet orange chromosome 2, DVS_A1.0, whole genome shotgun sequence, a single genomic region encodes these proteins:
- the LOC102613707 gene encoding protein DETOXIFICATION 41 isoform X1, producing the protein MDSEEIVYRPLLLGLDSHSRIPDLSSAVIEEFLEHRPVALRWWPRLLGWESRLLWLLSWASIVVSIFNYMLSFVTLMFTGHLGALELAGASIASVGIQGLAYGIMLGMASAVQTVCGQAYGAKKYSAMGLICQRAIVLHLGAAVILTFLYWYSSPILRAIGQSDTIAEQGQVFARGLIPQLYAFAISCPMQRFLQAQNIVNPLAYMSVGVFLLHILLTWIVVFVLDYGLLGAALTLGLSWWLLVIINGLYIVLSPSCKDTWTGLSIKAFRGIWPYFKLTVASAVMLCLEIWYNQGLVLISGLLTNPTISLDSISICLNYLNWDMQFMLGLSTAASIRVSNELGAAHPRVAKFSVIVVNATGILISIVFCAIVLIFRVGLSKLFTSDSEVIEAVSNLTPLLAISVFLNGIQPILSGVAIGSGWQAVVAYVNLATYYIIGLPIGCILGFKTILGVAGIWWGMIIGVLLQTTTLIILTARTNWNTEVEKAADRWRKSSNEETFETWWL; encoded by the exons ATGGACTCGGAAGAGATCGTGTACCGGCCGTTGCTACTTGGACTGGACTCACATTCCAGGATACCGGACTTGTCTTCCGCTGTGATTGAGGAGTTTCTAGAGCATAGGCCGGTTGCACTCCGGTGGTGGCCTCGTCTTCTTGGGTGGGAGTCAAGGCTGCTTTGGCTTCTTTCCTGGGCGTCTATAGTTGTTTccatatttaattacatgcttAGCTTTGTCACGTTGATGTTCACTGGTCATTTGGGTGCTTTGGAGCTGGCTGGTGCGTCCATTGCTAGTGTTGGAATTCAAGGTCTCGCTTATGGGATAATG TTGGGCATGGCTAGTGCTGTGCAAACCGTCTGTGGGCAAGCATACGGAGCCAAGAAATATTCGGCAATGGGGCTCATTTGCCAAAGAGCAATAGTCCTGCACTTAGGAGCGGCTGTGATCTTGACATTTCTGTATTGGTACTCGAGCCCAATCCTTCGAGCAATAGGCCAGTCAGATACCATAGCAGAGCAGGGCCAAGTTTTTGCCCGCGGTTTGATCCCTCAACTTTATGCATTTGCAATAAGCTGCCCAATGCAGCGGTTTCTTCAAGCACAAAACATAGTAAACCCTTTGGCATACATGTCTGTTGGGGTATTTCTGCTGCACATTCTATTGACATGGATTGTTGTTTTCGTTTTGGACTATGGCCTTCTTGGAGCAGCTCTTACACTCGGTCTCTCTTGGTGGCTTCTTGTCATCATAAATGGTCTTTACATTGTTCTAAGCCCCTCTTGCAAAGACACCTGGACAGGCTTATCAATCAAAGCATTTAGAGGGATCTGGCCATATTTCAAGCTCACTGTTGCTTCAGCTGTCATGCTTTG TTTGGAGATTTGGTACAATCAAGGACTGGTGCTTATATCTGGACTCCTCACTAATCCTACAATCTCACTAGACTCCATTTCCATCtg cCTGAATTACCTGAACTGGGATATGCAATTTATGTTGGGGCTGTCTACAGCAGCCAG CATTCGAGTGAGTAATGAACTTGGAGCAGCTCATCCGAGGGTTGCAAAATTTTCAGTAATAGTAGTGAATGCAACCGGCATTCTCATTAGTATAGTTTTCTGTGCTATCGTCTTAATCTTCCGGGTTGGTTTAAGCAAACTCTTCACAAGTGATTCTGAGGTTATAGAAGCAGTTTCCAATTTGACGCCGCTGCTGGCCATCTCCGTTTTCTTAAATGGGATTCAACCTATACTTTCAG GTGTGGCCATTGGAAGCGGATGGCAAGCTGTAGTTGCTTACGTTAACCTAGCAACTTACTATATCATTGGTCTCCCCATTGGATGTATCCTTGGCTTCAAAACAATCTTAGGAGTAGCA GGTATTTGGTGGGGGATGATTATCGGAGTTCTCTTGCAAACAACAACTCTTATCATTCTCACTGCCAGAACAAATTGGAACACTGAG GTTGAAAAAGCAGCTGACCGCTGGAGGAAATCTTCAAATGAAGAGACATTTGAGACTTGGTGGCTGTGA
- the LOC102619942 gene encoding auxin response factor 6-like translates to MRLATSGFNQQTQEGEKKCLNSELWHACAGPLVSLPPVGSRVVYFPQGHSEQVAASTNKEVDAHIPNYPNLPPQLICQLHNLTMHADVETDEVYAQMTLQPLSPQEQKDVYLLPAELGAPNKQPTNYFCKTLTASDTSTHGGFSVPRRAAEKVFPPLDYSQTPPAQELIARDLHDNEWKFRHIFRGQPKRHLLTTGWSVFVSAKRLVAGDSVLFIWNEKNQLLLGIRRATRPQTVMPSSVLSSDSMHIGLLAAAAHAAATNSRFTIFYNPRASPSEFVIPLAKYVKAVYHTRVSVGMRFRMLFETEESSVRRYMGTITGISDLDPVRWPNSHWRSVKVGWDESTAGERQPRVSLWEIEPLTTFPMYSSPFPLRLKRPWPSGLPSFHGMKDGDMSINSPLMWLQGGVGDQGIQSLNFQGYGVTPWMQPRLDASIPGLQPDVYQAMAAAALQEMRTVDSSKLASQSLLQFQQSQNVSNGTASMIPRQMLQQSQAQNALLQSFQENHASAQAQLLQQQLQRQHSYNEQRQQQQQVQQSQQLHQLSVQPQISNVISTLPHLASSSQSQPPTLQTVASQCQQSNFSDSLGNPIASSDVSSMHTILGSLSQAGASHLLNSNASNPIISSSAMLTKQVTVDNHVPSAVSQCILPQVEQLGAQQSNVSELTSLLPPFPGREYSSYHGSGDPQNNLLFGVSIDSSLMGQNGLPNLKNISSENESLSLPYAASNFTNNVGTDFPLNSDMTTSSCVDESGFLQSSENVDQVNPPTRTFVKVHKSGSFGRSLDISKFSSYDELRGELARMFGLEGQLEDPQRSGWQLVFVDRENDVLLLGDDPWQEFVNNVGYIKILSPLEVQQMGKGLSPVTSGPGQRLSNNNFDDYVSRQELRSSSNGVASMGSINY, encoded by the exons ATGAGACTCGCTACGTCGGGGTTTAATCAGCAGACTCAGGAAG GGGagaagaaatgtttgaattctGAGCTTTGGCATGCATGTGCTGGTCCTCTTGTATCTTTACCTCCTGTTGGAAGCCGTGTTGTCTACTTTCCCCAGGGTCATAGCGAACAG GTTGCTGCTTCAACAAACAAGGAAGTAGATGCTCATATTCCTAATTATCCTAACTTACCTCCGCAACTCATCTGTCAGCTTCACAATCTCACCATGCAT GCAGATGTGGAGACAGATGAAGTATATGCTCAGATGACCTTGCAACCACTGAGTCCG CAAGAGCAAAAGGATGTATACCTACTTCCAGCAGAATTGGGTGCTCCCAACAAACAGCCAACCAACTACTTTTGTAAAACATTGACAGCAAGTGATACCAGCACTCATGGGGGATTCTCTGTTCCTCGCCGCGCAGCTGAAAAAGTGTTTCCACCCCTT GACTACTCACAAACACCTCCAGCTCAAGAACTGATTGCGAGGGATCTTCATGATAATGAATGGAAATTCAGACATATATTTCGAG GCCAGCCCAAGAGGCATCTTCTTACAACTGGATGGAGTGTTTTTGTTAGTGCCAAAAGACTTGTTGCCGGTGATTCTGTCCTGTTTATCTG gaatgaaaaaaatcaattgctCTTGGGTATCCGACGAGCGACTCGTCCACAGACTGTCATGCCCTCATCGGTTCTATCAAGTGATAGCATGCACATTGGTCTTCTCGCTGCAGCTGCCCATGCTGCTGCCACAAATAGCCGTTTCACTATATTTTATAATCCAAG GGCAAGTCCTTCAGAATTTGTCATTCCTTTGGCTAAGTATGTTAAAGCAGTCTACCATACTCGAGTTTCTGTGGGCATGCGATTTAGGATGCTTTTTGAGACAGAAGAGTCAAGTGTCCGGCG ATACATGGGTACGATTACAGGCATTAGTGATCTGGACCCTGTTCGCTGGCCGAATTCACATTGGCGCTCTGTTAAG GTTGGCTGGGATGAATCCACTGCAGGGGAGAGGCAGCCAAGAGTGTCGTTGTGGGAGATTGAACCTTTGACTACGTTCCCTATGTATTCATCCCCCTTCCCTCTGAGACTTAAGCGACCATGGCCATCTGGATTACCCTCCTTCCATG GTATGAAAGATGGTGATATGAGCATCAATTCTCCATTAATGTGGCTTCAAGGAGGTGTTGGAGATCAGGGAATCCAATCTCTGAACTTCCAGGGATACGGTGTTACTCCCTGGATGCAGCCGAGGCTGGATGCTTCTATTCCAGGTCTACAACCAGATGTATACCAGGCCATGGCAGCTGCTGCACTTCAGGAAATGAGAACAGTGGATTCTTCGAAACTAGCATCTCAATCTCTTCTCCAGTTTCAGCAATCTCAAAATGTATCCAATGGGACTGCTTCTATGATTCCAAGGCAGATGCTCCAGCAGTCCCAAGCTCAAAATGCCTTGTTACAGAGTTTCCAAGAAAATCATGCCTCTGCACAGGCTCAGCTTCTGCAACAGCAATTACAGCGTCAACACTCTTATAATGAGCAAAGGCAACAACAGCAGCAAGTTCAACAATCCCAGCAATTGCACCAGTTGTCAGTCCAGCCACAGATCTCAAATGTCATCTCTACTCTTCCACATCTTGCATCATCCAGCCAGTCCCAGCCTCCAACTCTTCAGACTGTTGCTTCGCAGTGCCAGCAGTCAAACTTTTCTGATTCTCTTGGGAACCCAATAGCCTCATCTGATGTTTCTAGTATGCACACTATCTTAGGATCATTATCTCAGGCTGGAGCATCCCACTTGCTTAACTCAAATGCATCCAACCCTATCATTTCTTCTTCTGCGATGCTAACCAAACAAGTGACTGTTGATAATCATGTTCCTTCCGCAGTTTCTCAGTGCATACTGCCCCAGGTGGAACAGTTAGGGGCACAACAGTCCAATGTCTCTGAACTTACTAGTTTACTGCCTCCATTTCCTGGGAGGGAGTACTCCTCTTACCATGGCTCAGGTGATCCACAAAACAATCTTTTATTTGGTGTTTCCATTGACTCATCTCTTATGGGTCAGAATGGGCTGCCAAACCTGAAAAATATTAGCAGTGAAAATGAGTCCTTATCTCTGCCATATGCTGCTTCTAATTTCACAAACAATGTGGGAACTGATTTTCCACTGAATTCCGACATGACAACCTCAAGTTGTGTGGATGAATCGGGTTTCTTGCAGTCTTCTGAAAATGTGGACCAAGTGAATCCACCAACCAGAACCTTTGTGAAG GTTCATAAGTCAGGGTCCTTTGGGAGATCACTGGATATTTCCAAATTCAGCAGCTATGATGAGCTGCGTGGTGAGCTCGCTCGCATGTTTGGCCTTGAAGGCCAACTAGAGGACCCTCAGAGATCAGGCTGGCAGCTTGTATTTGTTGACCGGGAGAATGATGTTCTTCTCCTTGGTGATGACCCTTGGCA GGAGTTTGTAAACAATGTGGGGTATATTAAGATACTATCTCCGCTGGAAGTGCAACAAATGGGCAAAGGTCTCAGTCCTGTGACATCTGGCCCAGGCCAAAGGCTCTCCAACAACAATTTTGATGACTATGTAAGCAGGCAGGAACTGAGAAGTTCCAGCAATGGCGTTGCATCTATGGGGTCTATCAACTACTGA
- the LOC102613707 gene encoding protein DETOXIFICATION 41 isoform X2: MDSEEIVYRPLLLGLDSHSRIPDLSSAVIEEFLEHRPVALRWWPRLLGWESRLLWLLSWASIVVSIFNYMLSFVTLMFTGHLGALELAGASIASVGIQGLAYGIMLGMASAVQTVCGQAYGAKKYSAMGLICQRAIVLHLGAAVILTFLYWYSSPILRAIGQSDTIAEQGQVFARGLIPQLYAFAISCPMQRFLQAQNIVNPLAYMSVGVFLLHILLTWIVVFVLDYGLLGAALTLGLSWWLLVIINGLYIVLSPSCKDTWTGLSIKAFRGIWPYFKLTVASAVMLCLEIWYNQGLVLISGLLTNPTISLDSISICLNYLNWDMQFMLGLSTAASIRVSNELGAAHPRVAKFSVIVVNATGILISIVFCAIVLIFRVGLSKLFTSDSEVIEAVSNLTPLLAISVFLNGIQPILSGNVEQK; the protein is encoded by the exons ATGGACTCGGAAGAGATCGTGTACCGGCCGTTGCTACTTGGACTGGACTCACATTCCAGGATACCGGACTTGTCTTCCGCTGTGATTGAGGAGTTTCTAGAGCATAGGCCGGTTGCACTCCGGTGGTGGCCTCGTCTTCTTGGGTGGGAGTCAAGGCTGCTTTGGCTTCTTTCCTGGGCGTCTATAGTTGTTTccatatttaattacatgcttAGCTTTGTCACGTTGATGTTCACTGGTCATTTGGGTGCTTTGGAGCTGGCTGGTGCGTCCATTGCTAGTGTTGGAATTCAAGGTCTCGCTTATGGGATAATG TTGGGCATGGCTAGTGCTGTGCAAACCGTCTGTGGGCAAGCATACGGAGCCAAGAAATATTCGGCAATGGGGCTCATTTGCCAAAGAGCAATAGTCCTGCACTTAGGAGCGGCTGTGATCTTGACATTTCTGTATTGGTACTCGAGCCCAATCCTTCGAGCAATAGGCCAGTCAGATACCATAGCAGAGCAGGGCCAAGTTTTTGCCCGCGGTTTGATCCCTCAACTTTATGCATTTGCAATAAGCTGCCCAATGCAGCGGTTTCTTCAAGCACAAAACATAGTAAACCCTTTGGCATACATGTCTGTTGGGGTATTTCTGCTGCACATTCTATTGACATGGATTGTTGTTTTCGTTTTGGACTATGGCCTTCTTGGAGCAGCTCTTACACTCGGTCTCTCTTGGTGGCTTCTTGTCATCATAAATGGTCTTTACATTGTTCTAAGCCCCTCTTGCAAAGACACCTGGACAGGCTTATCAATCAAAGCATTTAGAGGGATCTGGCCATATTTCAAGCTCACTGTTGCTTCAGCTGTCATGCTTTG TTTGGAGATTTGGTACAATCAAGGACTGGTGCTTATATCTGGACTCCTCACTAATCCTACAATCTCACTAGACTCCATTTCCATCtg cCTGAATTACCTGAACTGGGATATGCAATTTATGTTGGGGCTGTCTACAGCAGCCAG CATTCGAGTGAGTAATGAACTTGGAGCAGCTCATCCGAGGGTTGCAAAATTTTCAGTAATAGTAGTGAATGCAACCGGCATTCTCATTAGTATAGTTTTCTGTGCTATCGTCTTAATCTTCCGGGTTGGTTTAAGCAAACTCTTCACAAGTGATTCTGAGGTTATAGAAGCAGTTTCCAATTTGACGCCGCTGCTGGCCATCTCCGTTTTCTTAAATGGGATTCAACCTATACTTTCAGGTAAcgttgaacaaaaataa